From one Planktothrix agardhii NIES-204 genomic stretch:
- a CDS encoding putative LytR-membrane bound transcriptional regulator, whose protein sequence is MSAPRYQSQKPLPNPSKPNLRKLAQSSPGRWLGLGLGLAGVAMISATAGALLAVSLSTTPLLQQKLTPEEAAVFSQGQMATTNMRLPELTRPVNILVMGVKVLTSDLEDDSHPEVGYHALVDSFKGLSDTMLLIRFDPANKQLKVLSIPRDTRTYVEGRGMTKINDANYYGGPALSAKATSELLGGVGIDRYVRVNVQGVEKLIDAMGGVSIYVPKDMKYQDDSQHLYINLKQGEQHLNGAQALQFLRFRYDALGDIGRVQRQQMLIRAFMEQSLNVSTISKLPQVMSIVQSHIDTNLSLEELVALVDFATNIKRENVQMLMVPGQFSDPKEYRASYWLPDAARLENVVAQHFDFGQDVWKFENIDPKDLRIAIQDSNDSSEAIDKLVGTLNDGGFWNVKISKPWTEPLEETKIVAQDGDIKSAESLQKSLGFGKVVVESTGFLESDLTIQVGKDWLKKYSQPSPVASPGLELTPNSTKK, encoded by the coding sequence GTGTCAGCACCAAGATATCAGAGTCAAAAACCATTGCCAAACCCGTCCAAACCCAATCTCAGGAAATTAGCTCAATCTAGTCCCGGACGATGGTTAGGACTGGGTTTAGGTTTAGCTGGAGTCGCCATGATTTCGGCCACCGCCGGAGCTTTATTAGCCGTGTCTCTATCGACAACACCCCTATTACAGCAAAAATTAACCCCCGAAGAAGCGGCGGTTTTTTCTCAAGGTCAAATGGCTACTACCAACATGAGACTGCCAGAATTAACCCGCCCGGTGAATATTCTGGTGATGGGGGTGAAGGTTTTAACCTCAGATTTAGAAGATGATTCCCACCCGGAAGTCGGATACCATGCTTTGGTGGATTCCTTTAAGGGGTTATCGGATACAATGCTATTGATCCGTTTTGATCCGGCTAATAAACAGTTAAAAGTATTATCCATTCCCCGTGACACTCGGACGTATGTAGAGGGTCGGGGAATGACTAAAATTAATGATGCCAATTATTATGGCGGCCCGGCGTTAAGTGCAAAAGCCACCAGTGAATTATTAGGCGGTGTGGGAATAGACCGTTATGTGCGAGTGAATGTCCAAGGGGTAGAAAAATTAATTGATGCGATGGGAGGCGTGAGTATTTACGTCCCCAAAGATATGAAATATCAAGATGATAGCCAACATCTCTATATTAATTTAAAACAAGGGGAACAACACCTAAATGGAGCGCAAGCCTTACAGTTTTTACGGTTTCGTTATGATGCTTTAGGTGATATCGGACGGGTACAACGTCAACAAATGCTAATTCGGGCGTTCATGGAACAGTCATTAAATGTGAGTACCATTTCCAAACTGCCTCAAGTTATGTCAATTGTTCAATCTCATATTGATACTAATTTAAGTTTGGAAGAATTAGTTGCCTTGGTTGATTTTGCCACTAATATTAAACGGGAAAATGTACAAATGTTGATGGTTCCTGGTCAATTTAGTGACCCGAAAGAATATCGAGCCAGCTATTGGTTACCCGATGCAGCCCGCTTAGAAAATGTAGTAGCTCAACATTTTGATTTTGGTCAGGATGTTTGGAAATTTGAGAATATTGATCCCAAAGATTTAAGAATTGCTATTCAAGATAGTAATGATAGTTCTGAGGCTATTGATAAATTAGTGGGCACTTTAAATGATGGGGGTTTTTGGAACGTAAAAATTTCTAAACCTTGGACAGAACCCTTAGAAGAAACTAAAATTGTTGCTCAGGATGGTGATATTAAGAGCGCTGAATCTTTACAAAAATCCCTGGGTTTTGGTAAGGTTGTCGTCGAAAGTACGGGATTTTTAGAATCTGACTTAACAATTCAAGTGGGGAAAGATTGGTTAAAAAAATACAGTCAACCTAGTCCTGTTGCCTCTCCAGGGCTTGAATTAACTCCTAATTCAACAAAAAAATGA